In the Streptomyces sp. NBC_00193 genome, CGCCCTGGTCCTGGACGACCTCCCGGACGCCCTTACCGTCTACCGCCCCCGCTGAGGCCCCGTCCCCCGGGGGGCTCGTCACGGCCCCGGGGCGAGACCGGGCGGGGACGGCCGCTCCGCCACCGGCGTGGAGTCCACGCCCAGGTCGGCCCGCATCACGGCCCGCATGACGTCCGCGCGCTGCGTGAGGTCGGTGAGCCGGGTGTGGATCTCCTCGAAGGAGCCGTCCGGATGCGGAGTGCCCTCCGCCAGCCGCATCGTGCGGGCGTACGCCCCCGCCATGCCCCGCGTCATGATGTCCAGCTGGGCGAGCACGGCGGCGGAAGCGATCATCTGGGCCTCCGCGAAGACGGTGTGATGGACGTTGCGGACCTCCTCCAGCGTCGCCCGCTCCTCCGGGGTCACCTGTGAGCGCTGGACGAGCCACAGGAAGGACATGAGGCCGATCCGATAGCGCCGGTACGCGGCGTTCGCCGCCGCGTAGCACTCGCGCCGCCGGGCCAGCTCCGCCACTTCCTGCTCCCGCTGCCACCGCGTGCGGTCCACCCGCTGCTCCCGCTCGAACTGCGCCGCCTGCACCCGCGCCAGCATCCGCTGCGAGAGCACCGTCGCCAGCAAAGTCCCGGCCACACCGACCACGGCCGCGCCGAGCGCGATCAGTCCGCTGTCCATACGTCCCCCCACCTCGGCCGCAGCCCCCCGGCCGCGCCCTCATCGGTGGCATCCTGCCGTGCGCTACAAGGCCTCGGGGGGCTTTCGGAGGCACCGGTCGGGTGGTCTCGGGGCCGAACGGGTTTCCCCCCGGGGATGGACGTCAGGCAAGATGGGGTGTATCTGCCCACCCATCGATCTGCCGGACGGTTTCTCTTGGCTGAGTTCATCTACACCATGCGCAAGACGCGCAAGGCGCACGGCGACAAGGTGATTCTTGATGACGTCACCCTGAACTTCCTGCCCGGCGCGAAGATCGGTGTGGTCGGCCCGAACGGTGCCGGTAAGTCCACCGTCCTCAAGATCATGGCGGGGCTGGAGCAGCCGTCCAACGGCGAGGCCTACCTGTCTCCCGGCTTCACCGTCGGCATCCTCATGCAGGAGCCCAAGCTCGACGAGTCCAAGACGGTCCTGGAGAACGTCCAGGACGGCGCGGCCGACATCATGGCCAAGCTGAAGCGCTTCAACGAGGTCGCCGAGGAAATGGCGACCGACTACACCGACGCGCTGCTGGACGAGATGGGCAAGCTCCAGGAAGTCCTGGACCACGCCAACGCCTGGGACCTCGACGCCCAGCTGGAGCAGGCCATGGACGCCCTGGGCTGCCCGCCCGGCGACTGGCCCGTCACCAACCTCTCCGGTGGCGAGAAGCGCCGCGTCGCGCTCTGCAAGCTGCTGATCGAGGCCCCGGACCTGCTCCTCCTCGACGAGCCCACCAACCACCTCGACGCCGAGTCGGTGAACTGGCTGGAGCAGCACCTTTCGCAGTACAAGGGTGCCGTCGTGGCCGTGACCCACGACCGGTACTTCCTGAACAATGTCGCCGAGTGGATCCTCGAGCTCGACCGCGGCCGCGCCCACCCGTACGAGGGCAACTACTCCACCTACCTGGAGAAGAAGGCCACCCGTCTCAAGGTCGAGGGCCGCAAGGACGAGAAGCGCCAGAAGCGCCTCAAGGAAGAGCTCGAGTGGGTGCGGTCTAACGCCAAGGGGCGCCAGACCAAGTCCAAGGCCCGCCTCGCGCGCTACGAGGAGATGGCCGCCGAGGCGGACAAGATGCGGAAGCTGGACTTCGAGGAGATCCAGATCCCGCCGGGCCCGCGTCTGGGCTCGATCGTGGTCGAGGTCAACAACCTCAACAAGGCGTTCGGCGACAAGGTCCTGGTCGACGACCTGTCCTTCACGCTGCCGCGCAACGGCATCGTGGGCATCATCGGCCCGAACGGCGCCGGCAAGACCACGCTCTTCAAGATGCTCCTGGGTCTGGAGGCGCCGGACTCCGGTTCCGTCAAGATCGGCGAGACCGTCAAGATCTCGTACGTCGACCAGAGCCGCGCCAACATCGACCCCAAGAAGTCCCTCTGGGCCGTCGTGTCGGACGAGCTGGACTACATCAACGTCGGCCAGGTCGAGATGCCGTCGCGCGCGTACGTCAGCGCCTTCGGCTTCAAGGGTCCGGACCAGCAGAAGGCCGCCGGCATCCTCTCCGGTGGTGAGCGCAACCGCCTGAACCTGGCGCTGACGCTCAAGGAGGGCGGCAACCTGCTGCTCCTCGACGAGCCCACCAACGACCTCGACGTCGAGACCCTGTCCTCGCTCGAGAACGCGCTCCTGGAGTTCCCGGGTGCGGCCGTGGTCATCTCGCACGACCGCTGGTTCCTGGACCGGGTCGCCACGCACATCCTGGCGTACGAGGGCGACTCCAAGTGGTACTGGTTCGAGGGCAACTTCGAGTCGTACGAGAAGAACAAGATCGAGCGGCTCGGCGCGGACGCCACGCGTCCGCACCGTGCCACCTACAAGAAGCTCACCCGAGGCTGAGGGCCGAGGAAACGGGCCATGGCCAGACACCACTACCGATGCCCCCTCCGCTGGGCGGACATGGATGCCTTCGGGCACGTCAACAACGTCGTCTTCCTCCGCTATCTGGAGGAGGCGCGGATCGACTTCATGTTCCGCCTCGCGCCGGGGGAGGGCAGTGAGTCCTTCACGGGCGGTTCCGTCGTGGCCCGTCACGAGATCGACTACAAGCTGCCCCTCGTGCACCGGCACGAGCCGGTGCTCATCGAGTCCTGGGTGACTCGGATAGGCGCCGCGTCCCTGACCATCCGCTACGAGGTCAAGGACGAGGCGACCGAGGACGCGCCCGAGACGGTGTACGTGCGCGCCGAGACCGTGGTCGTGCCCTACAACCTCGCCGAGGGGCGGCCCCGCCGCATCACGGCCGAGGAGAAGCTCTTCCTCCAGGAGTACCTGGACGAGCCGAAGGCACAGCCGAAGACCGGCGCTCCCGCCGGGGGCATCGCGGCATGAACGAGCAGCTGCACTTCGCCGACTCCGGGGAGGCGGCGGACCTCGCCGCCTTCCTGGGCCGGCTGGTGCACTACGACCGCGCCGCCGCCGTCCGCCTGCAGGCGCAGGCCGGCGGCGGCGCGCTCGCCGTTTTCGGGCGGCCGCCGTCCTTCGACGTCCTGGCCGTCCGTACGGTGCGGCTCGCCGCGCCCCTCTCGGCTCCGCTCGACCTGACCGTCTCGGCCGGGGAGCTGCTGGAGTCCGTAGACGAGGGCGAGTCGGCCGGCGCCGTCGTCCCCGCGGCCGTCACCGGACCGCCCTGGGCGGGCGTGCTCCCGCCCCGCGGCGGCTGGACCCCGGTGGCCGGGCTGCCCGGTCCCGAGGCGATGGCCAAGGCCCTGGCGGCCGCCGTCGCCGAGTTCCGGGCCCGCGACGAGGCCCTGCCCCCGCAGCACCGGACCCGCTCCGAGCGCGACCGCATCGGCCGCGAGATCTGGTCCCGCACGCTGGGGGACACCGAACTTCCGCTGCGCGCCGTGCACGCCGCGCAGTCCCTGGGCTTCCTGCGGCCCGTACGGTCCACCGTGCCCGCCGCACCCGCCGCACCCCCCCAGCCCGGAGCCGCCGAGCCGGTGGCCCTGTTCGCCTCGGGCGGCTGGCTGCGGCTGCGCACCCCGTACGGTTCCGTGGCCACGCGCCGCCCGGGCGGCCTCGGCACCCTGCTCGTCCGCCCGGTCTAGGCCGTCTAGCCCGCGGTGTTGATCATCGAGGCGGCGGCGTACGTCAGGTACCGCCACAGCTGCGCCTCGTGCTCCGGCGCGAGGGCGAGCTCGTCCACCGCCACCCGCATGTGGGCCAGCCACGCGTCGTGCGCGGCCGCGTCCACCTGGAACGGCGCGTGCCGCATGCGCAGGCGCGGGTGGCCGCGGTTCTCGCTGTAGGTGTTCGGGCCGCCCCAGTACTGCATCAGGAACAGCGCGAACCGCTCCTCGGCGGGACCGAGGTCCCCCTCCGGGTACATCGGGCGCAGCAGCGGGTCCTCGGCGACGCCCTGGTAGAAGCGGTGGACCAGACGGCGGAAGGTGTCCTCGCCGCCCACCAGTTCGTAGAAGGTCTGTTCCTGGACCGTGCCCCGCGGAATCTCATTCACCCGACCATCGTCTCAGACGCCCGGACGGAGGACCCCGGTCCTAGGACCTCCGCGACCCTGCCCCGTGCGACCGCAGCGCGGTCGCACCCGGGCCGCGTCCGCAGGACAGTGGAGGCATGGGCGCACATGCCGAGGTACGCGACGTACGGGAGACCGCGCACGCCGCCCAGGTGCGGGAGCTGACCGCAGCCGGGGCGCTGGAGGATCCGCGCTGGCGGGCGGCCTTCGCCGCCGTGCCCCGGCACGTGTTCGTCCCGTACTACTACACCGGCCGCGGCGCCGGCCACGAGCGCCTCTGGGCCGAGGACCCCGACCCCGAACAGCGGGCCCGCTGGCTGCGCGGGGTCTACACCGACGCCCCGCTCGCCACCCGGCTGCGCGACGGCGAACTGGTCTCCTCCAGCAGCCAGCCCTCGCTGATGGCCAAGATGCTGGAGGCCCTGGACGTGCGCGACGGGGACCACGTGCTGGAGATCGGCACGGGCACCGGCTACAACGCGGCCCTGCTCTGCCACCGGCTCGGCGACGACCTGGTCACCACCGTGGACCTGGACGAGGAGATCACCGAGTCGGCGCGCGCGCACCTGGACCGGCTCGGTTACCACCCGGCCGTCGTCACCGGCGACGGGGCGCGCGGCTGCCCCGCCCGGGCCCCCTTCGACCGGATCCTGGTGACCTGCACCATCCCGCTGATCCCGCCCGCCTGGCTGGGCCAGTGCCGGCCCGGGGCCCGGATCCTGGCCCCGCTGTCCACCGGGCTGATCGCGCTCACGGTGCGGGACGCCGCGTTCGCCGAGGGCCGCTTCCTGCACACCTCGGCCTACTTCGTGCCCCTGCGCGGGGCCACGGCCGCGCCGCCGGGCACGTACGGGATGCCGCAGGGGATCCCGTACGAGCTGGTGGAGAACGAGCGGTTCCAGTTCATGCTCGTGCTCACCTCGGGCGCCCTGCACCCGCGGGAGGCGCTGGACCTGTGGCGGCGCGAGGACCGGCCGGCGCGCGAGCGCTTCGGGGTGACGGTCGGCGACGCCGGGCAGTGGTCCTGGCTCGACGATCCCCAGGGGCCCTACGTGTGGCCGCTGGGGGAGGCCGGCCGGTCCTAGGCGGGAGCGTCACGGGCCCGAGCGTCATGGGCCCGAGCGCCATAGGTCGGCCATCGACATATGTCGGCTGCCGAGCTATGGCGCGGGTGTGAATGATCAAGCTCTTCGCGAGCCGACCCTGCTGATCCTCACGGCGATCGCCGATGCCCCGCGGCACGGATACGCGATCGCCCAGGAGGTCGAGAAGATTTCGGAAGGCCGCACCAAGATGCGCACCGGAACGCTCTACGGTGCCCTGGAGCGGCTCCTGGAACAGGAACTCATCGCCGTCCACGAGGAAGAGGTGGTCGACGGACGCAGGCGGCGCAGCTACGCGCTCGCCCCGCGCGGGCGCGAGGTCCTGGCCGCCGAGGCGGCCCGGCTCGCGCGCACCGCGCAGGAGGCGACCCGGCGGCTGGGGCTCGGCGGGGCGGGTGCCTCCCTCGGTGCCTCCTTCCGCGCCTTCTCCCGTGCCTCCGTCCGCTCCGGCCGGGCGGTGGTGGACGCGTGACCGCGCTGGTGAGGCTGTATCCCGCCGCCTACCGGCGGGAGTTCGGGGACGAGATCTCCGAGGCGTACCGGGAGGCCACCCGGGAAGCGGGCACGCCAGCCAGGGTGCGCGAGGGCATCGACGTCCTCGGGCACGCCCTGCGCATGCGCCTCGGGCTGGGCTCCGGCGGGCGCGCCGGGCGGCTGCTGGCCGCGCTGGCGCCGTTCGCCCTGATCGCGGTCGGGGCGAGCGCGCTGAGCTGGGCCGGAGTGATGCGCAACGCCCTCTTCGTCGCCGGACTAGGCGCGGTCGGCCCGGGTTTCCTCGCGCTGGTGGCGGCGTACCTGGTCACGCTGTTCGGCGTGTTCCTGGCGCTGGCCGGGTGGTGGTCGGCGGGCAGCTGGACCGCGCTGGCGGGACTGGTGGCACTGCTCGCGGCCAGTACGGTCCGGTCGGGCGTCGGCGGCGTCGGGATCTCGGTGCTCTCCACCGGGCCGATGCTCGTCCTCGCCCTGGTGGCGGTGGCGTGCCCGCCCGACCTGAGGGCGGCTCCGCGCCTGCGCACGCGGGCCGCGGTGGCCGCCGTGCTGGCGTGGACGCTGGTGCTGGCGGCCGCGGTGCTGATGGTCCCGCTGTCGTACCCGCTCACCCAGCTGCGCTTCGTCGTGCCGGTGGCCGCCGGACTGCTGCTGGCCGGACGCCCCGCGTTCGCCCGGCTGCGCACCGCGCCGGCCGTCCTCCTCGCGGGACTGCCGTTCGTGTACTTCGGCGTCATGCCCGGGACCCTGCTCCCGCTCGGGACGGCCGTTCTGCTGGTCACCGCCGTTGCGGTGAGCGTGCGGCGCCGACGGGGCCTGCGGGACCCGCTGGTGGGCGGCTGAGGAGCACCCTGAACACGACGAAGGCCTCCGGTGGTACCGGAGGCCTTCGTCGTGTTCAGGGTGCCGTCGTCAGGGCTCCGAGGAGCTCAGCCGCGCCGGACGGTGATCGTGGTCCAGGCGCCGACGTGGACGCGGTCACCGTCGGCGAGCGGAACCGGCACGTAGGGCTGGATCGACTCCTCGCCGCCGTTGATCGTGGTGCCGTTGGTGGAGTTCTGGTCCACCACGGCCCAGCTGCCGTCCGGCTGCTGGACGAGCACCGCGTGCTGGTGCGAGACGCCCGGGTCCTCCGGGGGCACCGAGAGGTCGATGTCGGGGGACTCGCCCGTCGAGGCGCGGCGGCGGCCGATGGTGATCTGGCCGCCGGCCAGCGGCAGGTGCTGCTCGGGGGAGTACGCGGGCAGGTCGAGCCCGGCCGCCTCGGGGCCGCTGCGCTGCATCATCGCCATGAAGTACGTGCGGTCCGGACCGATGGTCGCGGTCCAGGCCCCGCCGCCCTGGGGCTGGTAGGGCTGCTGCTGGTAGGGCGGGTGGGCCTGCGGCGCCTGGTGCGGCTGCTGGTGCTGCGGCTGCGGCTGCTGGTGGTGCGGGGGCGACTGGGGCGGCTGGTACTGGCCGGTCCGGGAGGGCTGCTGCAGGTACGGCGGCGGAGGCTGCTGCGCCTGCGGCGGCTGGTGCTGCTGCGGTGCCTGGTGCTGCTGCGGGGGCGGCGGAGGCTGCTGCTGGTACGGCGGCTGCTGGAAGTCCTGGCGCGCCGGAGGCGGCAGCATCCAGTCGTCCTCGCGCTGCAGCGGCTCGGCCGGGCGGTTGACCCGGGAGGGCCGCGAGCCCTGGTAGTCGAAGTGGTCCTGGGAGTACGCCGGCGGGGCCGCGGGCGCGCCCGGGGAAGGGGGCTGCGGCGGCGGGGGCATGTCCGGGGAGAGCGGTGCGTACGAGGTCGCCGTACGGGTCAGGAAGTTGTACCGGCACTCCTCGCAGAACGGGGCCATGGCCTCGCGCGGGGTCCGGCACTGCGGGCAGAGCTCGGCCTGTGCCGTCGGCTCGCCGGTCGGAGGGTAGCCGTAGCCGTAGGAGGGCGCCCCGGGGGTGCCCGTAGGGGCGGCCATGCGGTGGCCGCAGACCTCGCACCAGTCGTCGGAGGCGGACTGGTGCCCGTTCGGGCAGGTCGGCATCGCGGCGCTTCCTCCTTCTTCCTGCGTCAACGAGGCAGGGTCTGCTTCTGCTGCTTCTTCTGTGCGGCGGATCGGCGGCTGATCGGCGTCTGGTTCGCGTCGGATCAGAGCGTCAAGCTTTACGTCAAGATTTTCGCACTCGAACGGTTTGAGTGGAACGCGTTTCTAGTGTCATCTCGTCCGCGTCGGCGACCTTTGCCTTCAGTCGCACAGTACCCGCCGCCGCATCGACGACATCCACCACCTTCGCGAGCAGCTTGGCGGTGTCGGCGTTGCCCGAGGAGCTCGCCAGCTGCACGGCCCGGCCGAGCTTGGCCGTGGCGCCGCCGACGTCCCCCAGTTTGCGGGCCTCCAGACCCTGCTGGATGGCCTGCGCGAGTTCCGCCTGTCCGGTGTAGTGGGCCACCTGGGGGTTGATCGCGGTGGACGCGGCGAGATCGTCCGTCCAGACGGCGCGGACCAGGCCCTGGGCGAGAACGGCCGGGTCCTCGCCGGGAGCCCCCGGCATGACGAGGGCGGCGCGGGCGGCGAGCATCTCCTGGCCGACGGCCGCGCCCGGGACCCGTACGCACACGTGGTACTCGCGGGACTCGTCGCCCCAGGAACCCGTCGGATAGTCCCCGGCGCGCGGGGACGCCTCCGTGCGGCGGCCGGTCAGGTCCTGCACGGCGGGGGCGACCTGCTTGACGTACAGGATCTCCGCGCCGACCGGGGTCCACAGGCGCAGTGAGACGTCCGCCACTTCCTTGCCCATGACGTTTTCCATCATGTGCGTGAAGTCGGCGCTCAGCCGGGCCGGATCGGCCACGATGTCGGCGGTGCCGAGCAGCGCGCTCGCGATGCCGGTGACCTCCTTGACCTCCCAGTCGGTTCCCACGCCGCGGGCGTCACAGGTGAAACGGCCCGCGCAGGCGTCGAGCGTGGCCCGGAGCACGGCCGGGTCCTCGTGCTCGTTGCGGCCGTCGGTGAGCAGGATCCCGTGCCGGATCGCCGCCGTGGACCCGTGCAGCAGGCCGTCTGCGAGGCGCAGCCAGGTGCCGATGGCGGTACCGCCGCCGGAGGTGAGGCCGCGCAGGGCCTCCTTGGCCTGCGCGCGGGTGGTCGCGTCGGCGATGGCGAGGAGGCCCCGGCGGGGGAAGACCTCCTTGGCCCCGTGGGTACCGGCGATCACGGCGAAGGCGGTGCCGTCGCGGAGGGTGTCGACGGCGGCGGCCGTCGCCTCGCGCGCACCGCGCATCTTGTCGGGCGGGTACTCCATGGAACCGGAGCAGTCGACCATGATCACCACGGCGGCGCCGCCCAGGGCGACGGCCGTCCGGGTGGCCGTGGCCCCGCCGGTGGAGGTGACCGTGACGATCGCGTGGACGTCGCGGGCGCCCTCGGCGAGGAACTCGTTCTGGTACACCTCCACGCTGAAGCGGGGGGCGCTCGGCTTGGCGAAGTTCGCCATCGGTCGCTACTCCTCGAGGACGGGGATCAGCCCTGGGGCTGCGGGGCGGCGGGGCCTGCGGGCGCGGGCGGCGGGGTGGACGGGGCTGCCGGGGTCGCCGCGAAGGGGACGACGGCCACGGTGACGTTGTCGTGCCCGCCGCCGTCGAGGGCGTGCCCCACCAGGACCTGCGCACTGTGCAGGGGCCGGACGGCGGCGTCCTGCGGGAGGACCTGGGCCATGTCGCGCGCGGACTCGGCGTAGTTCCACAGTCCGTCGGTGCAGACCACGACCACGCCGTCGTGGTCGGGCTTGAAGGTGGCGGTGTGCGGTTCCAGCTCGTACGCGTCGGCCCCGAGCCAGCCGGTGATGGCGTGCGCGCGGACGTCGGCGTAGGCCTCGGCCTCGCCCATCAGGCCCGCCGCGACCATCTGGGCGGCCCAGGAGTCGTCCTCCGTGAGGCGGCGGGGCAGGGCGGCGCGGTCGTCGGGGACCCAGTACGCACGGCTGTCGCCGACCCAGCCGATGGTCAGCAGGCCGCGGCTGACCACGGCGCCGACCAGGGTGCAGGCGGGGGCGTTCTGGGCGCCCGGCACCTCGGGGGCGAGGGCGTTCACGGCGGCGGCCGCCGCCAGGATCGCCTCGTGCATGGCCTCCTGCGGGTGGGCGCCGCGAGGGAGGGCGTCGAGCAGCGCCTCGTTGGCGGCTCCGGCGGCCGCCGCGGAGGCCTCGTCGGGGCGGCTGGCGGAGGAGACGCCGTCGCAGACGATGGCCACGGTGGCGGCGGAGCCGTCGGGCAGCGCGGTGGCCGCGACGGCGAAGGAGTCCTCGTTGCGGTGGTGGCGCAGCCCGCGGTCACTGACGGCGGCGACGCTCCCGAGCTCCTCTTCGAGGTGGTCCCGCTCCCGGGGCTGCGCGTGACCACAGTGCTCGCAGTACCCGTCGGTGTCCACCCGCCCGGCCCGGCAGGCCACACAGGTCTTCCCGCCGCCGTCCGCCTGCGGGGCGGGCCCCTGCTCGGCGGGACCGCCACCGTACGGGGCTTCGCCGCCGGGGGCGTACCCCTGCGAGGAGGGGCTGCCGTACGGGGCTTCGTGCGTCGGGCCGGGGCCCTGGGGGTCGGCGCCGTGCGGGGCCGGGGCGTGCCCGCCGGTCGCGGAGCCGTACGGGGGCTCGCCGCCGGGGTGCTGCCCCTGCGCGGAGGGGGCGCCGTACGGGGCTTCGCCGCCGGGGTGCTGCCCCGGCTGGGCGGGGTGGTCGTAGTGGGAGGCGTGCTCGCCGGGGCCCGGGGTGCCGTACGCGTCGTGGCCGTCGTGGCCGCCGTACGCGGCTCCGCCCGCGGAACCCGTGCCCTGCGTGCTCGCTCCGTAGGGGGCGGTGTCCGCGGGGTGCCCGCCCTGAGGGGGCTCGCCGTAGGGGCCCTCCGGGGCCGGAGGCGTGCCGTGGGGGTCGGCCAGGGGGCCGGGGTCGGACCAGCCGGTGGAGCCCGACACCAGGGTGGGGGCGGCGGTGGAGACGCTGCCCCAGCCGGGCGCGGCCCCGCCGGCGTACCCGGGGGCCGCCGGTTCGGGGTAGCCGCCGGAGTACTGGGGTGCGAGGTCCTCGTCGGACGACGGGAGCCCGCGCGCGGCCGGGATCCCACCCGGCGGGGTGGTGCCCGCGTGAGCAGCCGCAGCCTGATCCGCCCCTGCCGGGGCCGGGGCCGGGGCGGGGGCAGGCGGGGCCGCGTGCCTCGCGGCCGCCGGGAACGCCGGCGCAGCCGCGCCCGCCGCGGGCGGGGCGTCCGGAGCCGCCGGGGGTGCGTACGCCGAGCCCGCCGGGAACGCCGGCGCGGCCGGGGGCGTGCCCAGCGGTGGGGTCGTTCGTTGCGGGGGGCCGGGCTCCGTGGGGGCCGGGGTGGTGAGGGCGTAGCCGCAGAGGCCGCAGAAACGGTCACCCTCCTCCAGCGGTTCCGCGCAGCTGGGGCAGCCCGACAGCCGATGCATCGACATCAATCACACCCACGTCCGGGGACGGAAACGGTTTGCCCGCTCCACCAGTTCGATCCTCTCCTCGCCCCGCTGCGCCAGCCGAGCCAGCACGCGGAACGAGCGCTCCAGGCCGAAGCGCAGCCCCCGCTCGTCCAGTTGGCAGCCGAGGAGCGAGGCAGGGCCGGGGTCGGAACCCCGGCTACCCGACAGTACCCAGTCCAGCGCCGAGCCCAGAACTTCCGCCCTGAGCCGCTCGTGGCGCACCGAGTCCAGGCCGAACCGCCCCAGGGCTTCCACCTGCGCCGCGGCCGCCGTCAGATCGGGAAGCAGCGCCTCCTGGGGAGACCGGTCGCGCAGGCGTGCCCGTACGGCCGCCACCCGCGCGGCGGTGTGGTGGATCGAGGCCTCCGGTACGGATTCCAGCGTGCGCACGGCTCCGGCCCGGTCCCCGGTGGCCAGTTGCACCCGGGCCAGCCCGAACGCCGCCCCGACGAACCCCGGATCCGTGGCCCACACCAGCCGGTAGTACTCGGCGGCGTTGTCCAGCTGCCCCAGCACCTCCGCGCACAGCCCCAGCGCCAGCTTCGGCGCCGGCTCGCCCGGGAAGGCGTCGTAGACGGCGTCGAAGGACAGGGCCGCCGTCTCGTCCTCCCCGACGGCCAGCGAGGAGATGCCGCGGGCCCACACCACGCGCCAGTCGTCGGGGTGCTGCGCCTCCAGCCGGGCCAGTGCGTCGGCGACGAGCGGCGCGTCGGCGCCGCCCAGTTCGAGCCGGGCCCGCAGCTCCCGCAGCCGCAGCTCCGCGGACTCGGCGGGCGCCGAGCCGAGTGCGGTCAGCAGGTCGGCCGGCGCGGAGGCCAGCAGGCCCGCCAGGAAGCCGGCGTTGGGGTCCCCGGCGTCGACCAGCGGCACGGGCAGCGCCAGCGCGGCCTCGCGGGTGTCCAGCGTGGACGGCTCCGGCCGCCGCGCGGCGGTGATCCCGACGGGCGGCAGCGGTGCGGCCGCCGGCTCCCGGCGCGGGGCCGGCACGCCGGGACCGGCGGCCCGGTGCGTCGCCGTGGTGACCAGCCCGGTCGTGCCGTACCCCGTGATCGGCGACGTCGAAGGAGGAGCGGCGGGAGCCCCCGCGGACACGGCGGCGCCGGGAAGCGGGGTGGGAACCGGCGCCGGCGCGGGGACGGCGGCCGGAGCCTGGCCCCGGCCCTTCCGCCACCGCTTCACGGGCCGCTCGCCCAGCCGGGACACGTGGCCGCCGGCCTTGTCGTCGGTGAACAGCCGGTCGTCCGGCACCCGCAGCTCGGGGCCGAAGAGGGTGGAGACCTGCGGCCTCGGGCGGCCGGTCTGGAGCGCGACGACCTCCCGCAGCACCCCCGTCAGCTGGTCCGCCATCTCCTGCGCGGACGCGAACCGCCGTCCGGGATCCGGGTCGGTGGCCCGTACCAGCAGCCGGTAGAAGGACTCGTACCGCCCGAACACCTCGATGTGCTGCGGGTCCGGCAGCGAGTCCACGAACACGTTCGTGTAGCCCTGGAAGTCGAAGGTCAGCACGGCCAGCGTGCGCGCCACGGTGTACAGGTCGGAGGCGACCGAAGGACCGACCTCCGCCACCTCCGGCGCCTGGTAGCCGACGGTGCCGTAGATGGCCGACTCCTCGTCGTCCATCCGCCGGACCGCGCCCATGTCGATCAGCTTCAGCTGGTCGGCCTGCTGGATGGCGTTGTCGACCTTGAAGTCGCAGTAGAGGAGGTTCCTCGTGTGCAGGTGGCCGAGCGCCTCCAGCGCCTCGATGCCGTACGCGCACGCCTGCTCGACCGGCAGCGGGTCGCGGCGGCCGTCCGGCCTGCGCCGCTCGTTGGCGATCTCCTTGAGGGACTTGCCGCCGACGTACTCCATGACGATGTACCCGTCCAGCGAACCGGTCCGCTGGTCCAGGTGCTCCACGAAGTTGTAGATCCGCACGATGTTGGAGTGCTCGATCTCCGCGAGGAAGCGCCGCTCCGAGATCGCGGCCGCCATCGCGTCCTGGTCCCCGGTGTCCAGCAGGCCCTTGAGCACCACCCACCGGTCCGACACGGCCCGGTCCACCGCGAGGTAGACCCAGCCCAGCCCGCCGTGCGCGAGGCAGCCCGCGACCTCGTACTGGCCGTGGACGAGGTCGCCCCCGCGCAGCTTGGGCACGAAGGAGTACGGGTGACCGCACTTGGTACAGAAACCTTCCGTCCGGCCCGGCCGCTCCCCGCGGGCCCGCCCGACCGGCGCCCCGCAGTCCGACCGCGAGCAGAACCGCTTGCGCTCCGGGACCTCCGGGTTCTCCAGCACCGCCGCCGAAGGATCCGGACGAGGCACCTCCGGTACGTTGACCAGCCCGGCGCCCAGGCGGCTGCGGCCCGACCCCGAGGCGGCCGAACCCGAACTGCGCACCGACACCGACCGGGTGGACGCGGCTCCCGAGAGGGCGCGCGAGAGCCGTCCCGACACGGAGCGCCGGGAGGAGGACGACCGCGACGA is a window encoding:
- a CDS encoding thioesterase family protein, with the translated sequence MARHHYRCPLRWADMDAFGHVNNVVFLRYLEEARIDFMFRLAPGEGSESFTGGSVVARHEIDYKLPLVHRHEPVLIESWVTRIGAASLTIRYEVKDEATEDAPETVYVRAETVVVPYNLAEGRPRRITAEEKLFLQEYLDEPKAQPKTGAPAGGIAA
- the ettA gene encoding energy-dependent translational throttle protein EttA, translating into MAEFIYTMRKTRKAHGDKVILDDVTLNFLPGAKIGVVGPNGAGKSTVLKIMAGLEQPSNGEAYLSPGFTVGILMQEPKLDESKTVLENVQDGAADIMAKLKRFNEVAEEMATDYTDALLDEMGKLQEVLDHANAWDLDAQLEQAMDALGCPPGDWPVTNLSGGEKRRVALCKLLIEAPDLLLLDEPTNHLDAESVNWLEQHLSQYKGAVVAVTHDRYFLNNVAEWILELDRGRAHPYEGNYSTYLEKKATRLKVEGRKDEKRQKRLKEELEWVRSNAKGRQTKSKARLARYEEMAAEADKMRKLDFEEIQIPPGPRLGSIVVEVNNLNKAFGDKVLVDDLSFTLPRNGIVGIIGPNGAGKTTLFKMLLGLEAPDSGSVKIGETVKISYVDQSRANIDPKKSLWAVVSDELDYINVGQVEMPSRAYVSAFGFKGPDQQKAAGILSGGERNRLNLALTLKEGGNLLLLDEPTNDLDVETLSSLENALLEFPGAAVVISHDRWFLDRVATHILAYEGDSKWYWFEGNFESYEKNKIERLGADATRPHRATYKKLTRG
- a CDS encoding FHA domain-containing protein, coding for MPTCPNGHQSASDDWCEVCGHRMAAPTGTPGAPSYGYGYPPTGEPTAQAELCPQCRTPREAMAPFCEECRYNFLTRTATSYAPLSPDMPPPPQPPSPGAPAAPPAYSQDHFDYQGSRPSRVNRPAEPLQREDDWMLPPPARQDFQQPPYQQQPPPPPQQHQAPQQHQPPQAQQPPPPYLQQPSRTGQYQPPQSPPHHQQPQPQHQQPHQAPQAHPPYQQQPYQPQGGGAWTATIGPDRTYFMAMMQRSGPEAAGLDLPAYSPEQHLPLAGGQITIGRRRASTGESPDIDLSVPPEDPGVSHQHAVLVQQPDGSWAVVDQNSTNGTTINGGEESIQPYVPVPLADGDRVHVGAWTTITVRRG
- a CDS encoding PadR family transcriptional regulator, yielding MNDQALREPTLLILTAIADAPRHGYAIAQEVEKISEGRTKMRTGTLYGALERLLEQELIAVHEEEVVDGRRRRSYALAPRGREVLAAEAARLARTAQEATRRLGLGGAGASLGASFRAFSRASVRSGRAVVDA
- a CDS encoding methyltransferase domain-containing protein; translated protein: MGAHAEVRDVRETAHAAQVRELTAAGALEDPRWRAAFAAVPRHVFVPYYYTGRGAGHERLWAEDPDPEQRARWLRGVYTDAPLATRLRDGELVSSSSQPSLMAKMLEALDVRDGDHVLEIGTGTGYNAALLCHRLGDDLVTTVDLDEEITESARAHLDRLGYHPAVVTGDGARGCPARAPFDRILVTCTIPLIPPAWLGQCRPGARILAPLSTGLIALTVRDAAFAEGRFLHTSAYFVPLRGATAAPPGTYGMPQGIPYELVENERFQFMLVLTSGALHPREALDLWRREDRPARERFGVTVGDAGQWSWLDDPQGPYVWPLGEAGRS
- a CDS encoding globin; translated protein: MNEIPRGTVQEQTFYELVGGEDTFRRLVHRFYQGVAEDPLLRPMYPEGDLGPAEERFALFLMQYWGGPNTYSENRGHPRLRMRHAPFQVDAAAHDAWLAHMRVAVDELALAPEHEAQLWRYLTYAAASMINTAG